From one Xiphias gladius isolate SHS-SW01 ecotype Sanya breed wild chromosome 12, ASM1685928v1, whole genome shotgun sequence genomic stretch:
- the kcnj10a gene encoding ATP-sensitive inward rectifier potassium channel 10: MTSATPPSSEGSSPQKVCHSQTQTDITKPLLGSTGVPGGAGAGGGGTGAGGPSALRRRRRVLSKDGRSNVRIEHVSGRGALYLRDLWTTFLDMQWRYKFFLFSATFAGTWFLFGVLWYLVAMVHGDLLEFDPPSNHTPCVMEVKTLTGAFLFSLESQTTIGYGFRCITEECPVAIVLLIFQLVITMVMEIFITGTFLAKVARPKKRGETVKFSQHAVVSNHEGRPCLMIRVANMRKSLLLGCQVTGKLLQTSLTKEGETVRLDQRNVPFQVDTSSDSPFLIIPLTFYHIIDDNSPLIAWAAKGGGWTDPELADFELLVIMSATVEPTSATCQVRTSYLPDEILWGYEFPPVVSLSPSGKYVADFAFFDKVAKTKTPPLFKQALPPSPLSQASPYHSSKDDGTDQEKMRLEESYRDKKTGRDKGRIRDSSPLSMRISNV, encoded by the exons ATGACCTCAGCCACTCCCCCCTCCTCAGAAGGCTCCTCCCCACAGAAAGTATGCCACTCCCAGACGCAGACGGACATCACCAAGCCCCTGCTGGGCTCCACAGGGGTGCCCGGAGGTGCTggtgcaggtggaggaggaacaggagcTGGAGGGCCCAGTGCTCTGCGAAGGAGGCGCCGTGTTCTCTCCAAAGATGGACGAAGCAATGTGCGTATTGAGCATGTCAGCGGGCGAGGGGCGCTCTACCTCCGCGACCTCTGGACAACTTTTCTGGACATGCAATGGCGCTACaagttcttcctcttctccgCCACCTTCGCTGGGACCTGGTTCCTGTTTGGAGTGCTTTGGTACCTGGTAGCAATGGTGCATGGAGACCTACTGG AGTTTGACCCCCCCTCCAACCATACACCATGTGTAATGGAGGTGAAGACCCTGACAGGggccttcctcttctctctggaGTCTCAGACCACAATTGGCTACGGTTTCCGGTGCATCACAGAGGAGTGTCCTGTTGCCATTGTCCTGCTCATTTTTCAGCTGGTCATCACCATGGTGATGGAGATCTTCATCACGGGCACCTTTCTTGCGAAG GTGGCCCGTCCCAAGAAGAGAGGCGAGACAGTGAAGTTTAGTCAACACGCTGTGGTGTCAAATCATGAGGGTCGTCCCTGCCTTATGATCCGAGTGGCCAACATGCGCAAAAGCCTGCTGTTAGGATGCCAG GTGACGGGGAAGTTGCTTCAGACGTCCCTCACAAAGGAGGGTGAGACAGTGCGGCTGGACCAGCGCAATGTGCCTTTTCAAGTGGACACGTCCAGCGACAGCCCCTTCCTCATCATCCCCCTGACCTTCTACCACATCATCGACGACAACAGCCCTCTCATAGCCTGGGCAGCAAAAG GTGGTGGCTGGACAGACCCGGAGCTGGCTGACTTTGAGCTGCTGGTGATCATGAGTGCCACAGTTGAGCCAACTTCAGCCACCTGCCAGGTTCGAACATCCTACCTTCCAGACGAGATCCTCTGGGGCTACGAGTTTCCCCCCGTTGTCTCCCTGTCCCCCTCAGGAAAATACGTGGCTGATTTTGCCTTCTTTGACAAAGTGGCCAAAACCAAAACCCCGCCCCTCTTCAAGCAGGCCCTGCCGCCAAGCCCGCTATCACAGGCATCCCCTTATCACAGCAGCAAGGATGATGGGACAGACCAGGAGAAGATGAGACTAGAGGAGAGCTACAGGGACAAGAAGACGGGGCGAGACAAGGGGCGCATCAGAGATAGCAGCCCACTGAGCATGCGTATTAGTAATGTTTGA